A window from Bos mutus isolate GX-2022 chromosome 1, NWIPB_WYAK_1.1, whole genome shotgun sequence encodes these proteins:
- the SLC51A gene encoding organic solute transporter subunit alpha → MEPDRTQIRLDPRYTADLLEILKTNYSVPSACFSYPPTAAQLLRALGPVDISLMVIMTLFVLGSIAIFLEAAVYLHKNTRCPIKRKTLIWCSSSPTIVSAFSCFGLWIPRALTLVEMAITTFYSMCFYLLMQAMVEGFGGKEAVLRTLKDTPVMIHTGPCCCCCPCCPRIKITRKRLQLLLLGPIQYAFFKISLTLVGLFLIPDGIFDPSDISEGSTALWINTFLGVSTLSALWTIGIIFRQARLHLGEQNIGAKFVLFQALLILSALQPSIFSVLASGGQIACSPPFSSKIRSQVMNCHLLILESFLITVLTRIYYRRKDDKLGYEPFSSPDQDLNLKA, encoded by the exons ATGGAGCCAGACAGGACTCAGATAAGGCTTGATCCCAG GTACACGGCAGATCTTCTGGAGATCCTGAAAACCAATTACAGCGTTCCCTCTGCCTGCTTCTCTTATCCTCCCACTGCAGCCCAGCTTTTGAGAG CATTGGGCCCTGTGGATATTTCCCTCATGGTCATCATGACCTTGTTTGTCCTGGGCTCAATAGCCATCTTCCTGGAGGCTGCTGTCTACCTGCACAAGAACACCCGCTGCCCTATCAAGAGGAAGACCCTGATCTGGTGCAGCTCTTCACCCACG ATAGTGTCTGCATTCTCCTGCTTTGGTCTCTGGATTCCTCGTGCCCTGACACTCGTGGAAATGGCCATAACTAC GTTTTACTCGATGTGCTTTTACCTGCTGATGCAGGCCATGGTGGAAGGCTTTGGTGGGAAGGAGGCGGTGTTGAGGACACTGAAGGACACCCCGGTGATGATCCATAcaggcccctgctgctgctgttgccccTGCTGCCCCCGAATCAAGATCACCAG GAAGAGACTTCAGCTGCTGCTGTTGGGCCCCATCCAGTACGCCTTCTTCAAGATATCATTGACCCTGGTGGGCCTGTTTCTCATCCCTGATGGCATCTTTGACCCATCAGAC ATTTCTGAGGGGAGCACAGCTCTATGGATCAACACTTTCCTCGGTGTGTCCACCCTGTCGGCTCTGTGGACCATAGGCATCATTTTTCGTCAAGCCAGGCTGCACCTGGGCGAGCAGAACATAGGAGCCAAATTTGTTCTGTTCCAG GCACTCCTTATTCTGTCTGCTCTGCAGCCATCCATCTTCTCAGTCTTGGCCAGTGGTGGGCAGATTGCTTGTTCACCTCccttttcttctaaaatcaggTCTCAAG TGATGAACTGCCACCTCCTCATCCTCGAGAGTTTTCTGATCACTGTGCTGACACGAATATACTACCGAAGGAAAGATGACAAGCTTGGATAtgaacctttctcttctccagaccAGGATCTGAACCTCAAAGCCTGA